One window of the Seriola aureovittata isolate HTS-2021-v1 ecotype China chromosome 22, ASM2101889v1, whole genome shotgun sequence genome contains the following:
- the LOC130163740 gene encoding N-lysine methyltransferase KMT5A-like yields MDVQAAFDKLLETHPVTLDGDVPDKTERRKVSPDCQRQLYERWLKAQMKLRVQHVLSYFCRRLPTENRVSTWIAKRGWKKNLPISANIIKEWKPSGSVDMVMDSRHIQKMTISQRWRGLLVTDVKGKGKGVVATRRFQTGEVVCDYHGRVITAKEGHHIHKNTSEEETGHMFFYTNQKGQPMCIDAHSSFCECHPEKQTVGRFINHAKAGANLRPRFYAVDTDGEEKEVILFLATRNIEVNEELLFN; encoded by the exons ATGGATGTCCAAGCAGCATTTGACAAACTGCTGGAAACGCACCCGGTGACACTGGACGGGGACGTGCCAGACAAGACTGAGCGCAGAAAGGTGTCACCCGACTGTCAGCGGCAGTTGTACGAGCGTTGGCTGAAGGCACAGATGAAACTGCGCGTGCAGCATGTTCTCT CATACTTCTGCCGACGTCTCCCAACAGAAAACCGGGTCAGCACCTGGATTGCTAAGCGgggatggaagaaaaacctcCCCATCTCTGCCAATATCATAAAGGAGTGGAAGCCCTCAGGATCTGTGGACATGGTCATGGATTCTAGACACATCCAGAAAATGACCATCtctcagaggtggagaggactACTGGTCACCGATGTCAAAGGGAAAGGCAAGGGTGTCGTTGCCACCCGCAGATTTCAGACTGGTGAGGTGGTCTGTGATTACCATGGGAGGGTGATCACAGCCAAAGAGGGCCATCACATACACAAGAACACcagtgaggaggagactggACATATGTTCTTTTATACAAATCAAAAAGGGCAGCCCATGTGCATTGATGcacattcatctttttgtgAGTGCCACCCCGAAAAGCAGACTGTTGGCAGGTTTATCAACCACGCAAAAGCAGGAGCCAACCTAAGGCCCAGGTTCTATGCTGTGGACACagatggggaggaaaaagaagttaTTCTTTTCCTCGCAACCAGGAACATTGAGGTCAATGAGGAACTCCTGTTTAATTAA